One genomic region from Candidatus Edwardsbacteria bacterium encodes:
- a CDS encoding type II toxin-antitoxin system MqsA family antitoxin produces MKCPNCRSEMVTQKGNYLYTESGLHYITLQNVDICNCSKCGEQTVSIPKIEELHRVIAFAIIKKKERLSAGEIRYLRKYLGWSGKDFAEHMGVAPETVSRWENDKEPMGPIADRLLRLMLAHQKPVDRYSLELLREVTHDSQKQSRFEIIADAAGWHAKAA; encoded by the coding sequence ATGAAATGCCCTAATTGCAGATCAGAAATGGTTACACAGAAAGGTAACTATTTATATACAGAGTCCGGTCTACATTATATTACCTTGCAGAATGTCGATATTTGCAATTGCAGTAAATGTGGCGAACAAACTGTATCCATACCGAAAATCGAGGAATTGCATCGTGTCATAGCTTTTGCAATTATTAAAAAGAAAGAACGGCTTTCTGCAGGTGAAATCCGCTACCTTCGTAAGTATCTTGGTTGGTCTGGAAAAGACTTTGCCGAACATATGGGAGTAGCCCCTGAAACAGTATCGAGATGGGAGAATGATAAAGAACCCATGGGTCCTATTGCTGACAGGCTTCTTAGATTGATGCTTGCGCATCAAAAGCCGGTCGATAGGTACTCACTTGAACTATTACGGGAAGTTACCCATGATAGTCAAAAGCAATCTCGATTTGAGATAATAGCGGATGCTGCCGGGTGGCATGCTAAAGCTGCGTAA
- the thiH gene encoding 2-iminoacetate synthase ThiH codes for MSFYEIIGSLDASRIKKNLPKITTGQVRALLESISTGTIPNPEDIAILVSPAAAELLEPMAQLARTITARRFGRTIQIYAPLYISNHCSNSCVYCGFNVHNKINRRTSSREEILSEARLLKNKNISQLLLVSGECPAEVSVDLLEDIARDLKGLFPSLSIEIYPLDTPDYERLYRAGIDGLAIYQETYDQNLYSTVHPAGPKRDYQYRLGAPERGAAAGFRQIGIGSLLGLNDWRVESYYLMHHAAYLMKHFWKSQVSISFPRLRPAAGGYSPEFPISDSELVQMICAFRLMLPDAGLVLSTREPAHLRDSLIGLGITRMSAGSKTAPGGYLDEQGPAAEEQFNVFDDRPVEAVAESIRAKGYDTVWKDWDQGFEEQRAGESGNV; via the coding sequence ATCTCGTTTTATGAAATAATTGGATCTCTGGACGCCTCCCGGATAAAAAAAAATCTGCCGAAAATTACCACCGGACAAGTCAGGGCCCTTTTGGAATCCATCAGCACCGGCACCATCCCCAACCCCGAGGATATCGCCATACTGGTATCTCCGGCCGCCGCCGAACTGCTGGAGCCGATGGCCCAGCTGGCAAGAACCATCACCGCCCGGCGCTTCGGCAGGACCATCCAAATTTATGCCCCTTTATATATCTCGAACCATTGCAGCAATTCCTGCGTTTACTGCGGGTTCAATGTTCATAATAAGATCAACCGCCGGACCTCGAGCCGGGAAGAAATATTATCCGAAGCCCGTCTTTTGAAAAATAAAAATATTTCGCAGCTGCTGTTAGTAAGCGGGGAATGTCCGGCCGAGGTCAGCGTTGATCTGCTGGAGGATATAGCCCGCGATCTCAAAGGGCTGTTCCCCTCGCTGTCCATAGAGATATACCCGCTGGATACTCCGGACTACGAGAGGCTTTACCGGGCCGGCATAGACGGACTGGCCATTTACCAGGAAACATATGATCAAAATCTATATTCCACGGTCCATCCGGCCGGGCCCAAGCGGGATTACCAATACCGGCTGGGAGCTCCGGAGAGGGGGGCGGCCGCGGGTTTCAGGCAGATCGGCATAGGCTCATTGCTGGGATTGAACGACTGGCGGGTGGAATCCTATTATCTAATGCATCACGCGGCGTACCTGATGAAGCATTTCTGGAAAAGCCAGGTTTCCATTTCATTTCCCCGCTTAAGGCCGGCGGCCGGGGGATACAGTCCGGAGTTCCCCATCAGCGACAGCGAACTGGTGCAGATGATATGCGCCTTCCGGCTGATGCTACCCGATGCCGGACTGGTGCTGTCCACCCGGGAGCCGGCCCATTTGCGCGACAGCCTGATAGGGCTGGGTATCACCAGAATGAGCGCCGGATCCAAAACGGCCCCGGGCGGGTATCTGGACGAGCAGGGGCCGGCCGCCGAGGAACAGTTCAATGTGTTCGACGACCGGCCGGTGGAGGCGGTGGCAGAAAGCATCAGAGCCAAGGGTTACGATACGGTGTGGAAGGATTGGGATCAGGGGTTTGAGGAGCAGAGAGCAGGAGAGTCCGGCAATGTTTGA
- a CDS encoding thiazole synthase — protein MLKPLVIAGRQIKSRLFLGTGKFPSSQVMADALEASGAEIVTVALRRVEFDNPQDDIISHVDQKKYLLLPNTSGARDAEEAVRIAKLARAATGWNWLKLEVTPEPNFLLPDPIETLKAAEILIKEGFVVLPYINADPILAKRLQDAGCAAVMPLGSPIGSGRGIKTADQIRIIIQQSTVPVVVDAGLGLPSHVCQAFELGADAVLVNTAVAVADDPVKMAIAFKLAVEASLTGMEAGPVPEGDAASASSPLTGFLR, from the coding sequence ATGTTAAAACCTTTAGTGATAGCCGGGCGGCAAATCAAATCACGCCTTTTTCTGGGGACCGGGAAATTCCCCAGTTCACAGGTGATGGCGGATGCCCTGGAGGCCTCGGGGGCCGAGATCGTGACCGTGGCCCTGCGCCGGGTGGAGTTCGACAATCCACAGGATGATATCATCTCCCATGTCGATCAAAAAAAATATCTGCTGTTGCCCAACACCTCCGGAGCCCGCGACGCGGAGGAGGCGGTTCGCATCGCAAAACTGGCCCGGGCGGCCACCGGCTGGAACTGGCTGAAACTGGAGGTCACTCCCGAGCCGAACTTTCTCCTTCCCGACCCCATCGAGACGCTGAAAGCAGCCGAGATCCTAATCAAGGAAGGTTTCGTGGTCCTGCCATATATCAATGCCGATCCCATTTTGGCCAAGCGCCTGCAGGATGCCGGATGTGCGGCGGTGATGCCTTTAGGCTCGCCCATAGGCTCCGGACGGGGGATCAAGACCGCCGACCAGATCAGAATCATCATCCAGCAGTCCACGGTGCCGGTGGTGGTGGATGCCGGGCTGGGACTGCCCTCGCATGTCTGCCAGGCCTTTGAATTGGGGGCCGACGCGGTGCTGGTCAATACCGCAGTGGCGGTGGCCGATGATCCGGTGAAGATGGCCATAGCATTCAAACTGGCGGTGGAGGCATCATTGACAGGAATGGAGGCCGGGCCTGTTCCTGAGGGCGATGCTGCTTCCGCCTCCAGCCCCCTGACCGGATTTTTAAGATGA
- the nifU gene encoding Fe-S cluster assembly scaffold protein NifU: MYSEKVMDHFMNPRNMGEIENPDGVGMVGNPVCGDMMKIMMKIEKDVITEVKFKTFGCGAAIATSSMATELVKGKTLTEALAVSNKAVAEALDGLPPVKTHCSVLAEDGVRAAINDYLVKTGRPGLELKESGHEHEIHEHEK, from the coding sequence ATGTACAGCGAAAAAGTGATGGACCATTTCATGAATCCCCGTAATATGGGAGAGATCGAGAACCCTGACGGAGTGGGGATGGTAGGGAACCCGGTCTGCGGCGACATGATGAAGATCATGATGAAGATAGAGAAGGATGTCATCACCGAAGTCAAGTTCAAGACCTTCGGGTGCGGGGCGGCCATCGCCACCTCCAGCATGGCCACCGAGCTGGTCAAGGGCAAGACGCTGACCGAGGCCCTGGCGGTATCCAACAAGGCGGTGGCCGAGGCCCTGGACGGCCTGCCTCCGGTCAAGACCCACTGCTCGGTGCTGGCCGAGGACGGCGTGCGTGCGGCCATCAATGACTATCTGGTCAAGACTGGCCGGCCGGGATTGGAGCTTAAAGAAAGCGGGCACGAGCACGAAATTCATGAACATGAGAAATAG
- the thiS gene encoding sulfur carrier protein ThiS: MQIILNGKEHQLNRPATINDLLIDLGQDDSRVVAEVNSLIMQRDQYQDVFLNEGDIVEIVKLVGGG; encoded by the coding sequence ATGCAAATCATTCTAAACGGAAAAGAACACCAATTGAACAGGCCGGCCACAATCAACGATCTATTAATAGATCTGGGGCAGGATGACAGCCGGGTGGTGGCGGAGGTGAATTCATTGATAATGCAGAGAGACCAGTATCAAGATGTATTTTTGAATGAGGGGGACATCGTCGAGATCGTCAAACTGGTGGGCGGGGGATGA
- a CDS encoding S8 family serine peptidase encodes MKKLIPLLVLLLTTALTSLSLAERPGTTQSQTYLPGTVIIKLKSPPSIDSKSTSTGNAAVDGVLNSSGRQEVKQLFRTKENAKTPLGRSLANICQARVSKQTDILQLCRDLVKTGQVEYAEPRYGYRVEATTPNDPLIGSQWFLDKIQAPAAWDISQGDTTVWIGIVDCGVQLTHPDLADNIWINPIEDINHNGIFDNFPVGSGGDIDSLDNDMNGFVDDVQGWDFCGPDTANLAYAGDNDPNVYGSNNDHGTHVAGDASAVTDNATGVAGIGWNCKVMAIKCSFDNDTRAPGGKGYIYFGYDGIVYAADNGAKSINCSWGGTNYSQFAQDLVNYAWEGGSVVVCAAGNDASSDPHYPSSYNNALSVAATTTSDAKASFSNYGTTVDVSAPGVSIWSTVYPNTYGGTEWSGTSMASPVAAGVVGLIWATNPTWNNTQVATQLIMTTDNIDASNPSYAGLLGTGRINAYKALTITPVPLVKYENHYTPDGGNNIPEAGETVALSVVLKNWWGDAAAVSATIHSDDYAVQILSNSGSYGAVNGGYADTVATFSFTVDNTALPHWATFIIDITADAQNRTDTFYVQIEKSPILLVDDDTGALNVDDFYTNSISKLGYFYDHYDHSQKGAPDTSLLNSYNTVIWLCEWAFPSLDSMDRAALRNYLDNGGNLYLSGQDIGWDLADPTGAQYSAEAEAFYQDYLHATYGGDHSAVTSIVGTTSDPIGDGLAFSILQPYIGANQYYDYFTPRAGADVIMDYSGFSSGQAGIKYSGVHKVVYTGFGFEAITSGAVRDTVMDRIVKWFMGDIQIAHTPLTDTEDTLSPYVVQANVASSAGVAQVYLYWDDDGALPFANRTLMTDMGGSLYEGSIPAHSDNQIDYFVYAANSNGLNKTLPGGAPYNYYSFYAGPDPYAPVITHTPLANTINLSGPYRINAVITDNYGVFQDSSFIHYKVNSGSEYPQVMMASAGNDFSGNISLPSHIYTGDTVHYYITAVDTSSRRNIGRSPASNYHSFVMVDSVMVSNFDTPSMLAMFDTLAGTNPWRTYVTGPHSAPNCMRTGTGVYPNSAEIIMQLKPEYGYNLDAYADNNNWVRLYLWVKGIISTTPGDTIFLEASKDGVAWAILKYRTSLTTSWAMDSVELNPIFSTKGTNDSILFRMRLKSDAASNAFGWLLDDVYLKVQPFPSGVAGTPNEIAIRVFSLDQNRPNPFRGQTAIKYQLPSESRVRINVYNISGQLVRTMVDAKQLPGYYNIAWNGRDNSGRPVSAGVYFYRLNAGDINLTKKMVLLK; translated from the coding sequence ATGAAAAAGCTCATCCCGTTACTAGTGCTGCTCCTGACGACAGCACTCACATCCCTCAGCCTGGCCGAGAGGCCCGGGACCACTCAATCCCAGACTTACCTGCCCGGAACAGTGATAATCAAGTTGAAGTCTCCGCCCAGTATTGACTCCAAGAGCACATCCACCGGTAATGCGGCAGTAGACGGGGTTTTAAACAGCTCCGGCCGGCAGGAGGTAAAACAGCTTTTTCGGACCAAGGAGAATGCCAAGACCCCTTTGGGAAGGTCGCTGGCCAATATCTGCCAGGCTCGGGTTTCAAAACAGACCGACATTTTACAGCTGTGCCGGGACCTGGTAAAGACCGGACAGGTGGAATACGCCGAGCCGAGGTATGGCTACCGGGTTGAAGCAACCACCCCAAATGATCCGTTAATAGGCAGCCAGTGGTTCTTGGACAAGATCCAAGCGCCCGCTGCCTGGGATATCTCCCAGGGGGATACCACCGTCTGGATCGGCATAGTGGATTGCGGGGTCCAGCTGACCCATCCCGACCTGGCAGACAATATCTGGATCAACCCGATAGAGGATATCAATCACAACGGGATATTCGACAATTTTCCGGTCGGCTCCGGCGGGGACATTGACTCCCTTGACAATGATATGAACGGCTTTGTTGACGACGTCCAGGGCTGGGATTTCTGCGGGCCGGACACTGCCAACCTGGCCTATGCCGGCGACAACGATCCCAACGTCTACGGTTCCAACAACGATCACGGGACCCATGTGGCCGGAGACGCCTCGGCGGTGACCGATAACGCCACCGGGGTGGCCGGTATCGGATGGAACTGCAAGGTGATGGCCATCAAATGTTCCTTCGATAATGATACCAGGGCCCCGGGCGGCAAGGGCTATATTTATTTCGGATACGACGGAATCGTCTATGCCGCTGACAACGGGGCCAAGTCCATCAACTGCAGCTGGGGCGGTACGAACTACAGCCAGTTCGCCCAGGACCTGGTCAATTACGCCTGGGAGGGCGGATCGGTGGTGGTCTGCGCCGCCGGCAACGATGCCAGTTCGGACCCTCATTATCCCTCAAGTTACAATAACGCCCTCTCGGTGGCAGCCACCACCACTTCGGATGCAAAAGCATCTTTTTCCAATTATGGAACCACCGTTGACGTTTCTGCCCCTGGTGTCAGTATCTGGAGCACTGTTTATCCTAATACTTATGGCGGAACAGAATGGAGCGGCACCTCCATGGCCAGTCCGGTGGCGGCCGGTGTGGTGGGCCTTATCTGGGCCACTAATCCCACCTGGAATAACACCCAGGTGGCCACCCAATTGATCATGACCACCGATAACATCGATGCCTCAAATCCTTCCTACGCCGGCCTGCTGGGCACCGGAAGGATCAACGCCTATAAGGCCCTGACCATCACGCCGGTGCCTCTGGTGAAATATGAAAACCATTACACTCCGGACGGAGGCAACAACATTCCCGAGGCTGGGGAGACCGTGGCCCTGTCTGTGGTATTAAAGAATTGGTGGGGCGATGCCGCCGCAGTAAGCGCCACCATTCACAGCGATGATTATGCGGTGCAGATACTCTCCAATTCCGGCAGCTACGGAGCCGTCAACGGCGGATATGCCGACACCGTGGCCACCTTCAGCTTCACAGTGGACAACACCGCCCTGCCCCACTGGGCCACCTTCATTATCGACATCACTGCCGATGCCCAGAACCGCACCGACACCTTCTACGTCCAGATCGAGAAATCCCCCATCCTGCTGGTGGACGATGATACCGGGGCGCTCAACGTTGACGATTTCTATACCAACTCCATTTCCAAATTGGGATATTTTTACGACCATTACGACCATTCCCAAAAAGGAGCCCCCGACACCTCCTTGTTGAATTCCTATAATACCGTTATCTGGCTGTGCGAATGGGCCTTCCCCTCGCTGGATTCCATGGACCGGGCGGCGCTGAGAAATTATCTGGACAATGGGGGAAACCTGTATCTGTCAGGACAGGATATCGGCTGGGATCTGGCCGATCCCACCGGGGCGCAGTACAGCGCCGAGGCCGAAGCTTTTTATCAGGACTACCTGCATGCCACCTACGGCGGCGACCATAGCGCGGTTACCTCGATAGTGGGTACCACCAGCGATCCCATCGGCGACGGGCTGGCCTTCTCCATCCTGCAACCCTATATCGGAGCAAACCAGTACTACGATTACTTTACGCCCCGGGCCGGAGCCGATGTCATCATGGATTATTCGGGCTTCTCCTCGGGCCAGGCCGGGATAAAATATTCCGGCGTCCACAAGGTGGTCTACACCGGGTTCGGCTTCGAGGCCATCACCTCGGGAGCGGTCCGGGATACCGTCATGGACCGCATCGTCAAATGGTTCATGGGGGATATCCAGATAGCCCATACCCCGCTGACCGACACCGAGGATACATTGTCCCCCTATGTTGTGCAGGCCAATGTGGCATCCAGCGCCGGTGTGGCCCAGGTCTATCTGTACTGGGATGACGACGGCGCCCTGCCTTTCGCCAACCGCACCCTGATGACCGATATGGGCGGCAGCCTGTATGAGGGATCGATCCCAGCTCACAGCGACAACCAGATTGATTACTTCGTCTATGCCGCCAACAGCAACGGCCTTAACAAGACACTGCCCGGGGGAGCTCCTTACAATTATTACTCCTTCTACGCCGGGCCGGATCCCTACGCCCCGGTGATCACCCACACTCCGCTGGCCAACACCATCAATTTGTCCGGCCCTTACAGGATCAATGCAGTGATCACTGATAATTATGGTGTGTTCCAGGATTCCAGCTTTATTCATTACAAAGTCAATTCCGGCTCGGAATATCCCCAGGTCATGATGGCTTCGGCTGGAAACGATTTTTCCGGAAACATTAGTCTACCTTCCCACATCTACACCGGGGACACCGTCCACTACTATATCACGGCCGTGGATACCTCCAGCCGGCGCAATATCGGACGCAGCCCAGCCAGCAATTACCACTCATTTGTGATGGTGGATTCGGTAATGGTGTCCAATTTCGATACTCCGTCCATGCTGGCGATGTTCGACACCCTGGCTGGCACCAATCCATGGAGGACTTATGTTACAGGGCCCCATTCCGCTCCTAACTGCATGCGAACCGGAACGGGCGTTTATCCCAACAGCGCAGAGATCATCATGCAGTTGAAACCGGAATACGGCTATAACCTGGATGCCTATGCCGACAACAATAACTGGGTCCGGTTATACCTGTGGGTAAAGGGCATCATCAGCACTACCCCGGGCGATACCATCTTTCTTGAGGCATCTAAAGACGGAGTCGCATGGGCGATATTAAAATATCGAACATCTCTGACTACCTCCTGGGCCATGGATAGCGTCGAATTGAATCCCATATTCTCGACCAAGGGAACCAACGACAGCATCCTGTTCCGGATGCGGCTTAAGTCCGACGCCGCCTCCAATGCCTTCGGCTGGCTGTTAGATGATGTTTATCTCAAGGTCCAGCCCTTCCCCAGCGGAGTGGCTGGCACGCCGAACGAGATAGCCATCAGGGTATTTTCGCTTGACCAGAATAGGCCCAATCCCTTCCGGGGGCAGACCGCCATCAAATATCAGCTGCCGTCAGAGAGCCGGGTAAGGATCAATGTCTATAACATCTCCGGCCAACTGGTAAGGACCATGGTGGATGCCAAACAGCTTCCGGGCTATTATAACATTGCCTGGAATGGCCGGGATAATTCAGGCCGGCCGGTTTCCGCCGGGGTGTATTTCTACCGGCTCAACGCCGGCGACATCAATCTGACCAAAAAGATGGTTCTGCTTAAGTAA
- a CDS encoding Glu/Leu/Phe/Val dehydrogenase has protein sequence MADKSFNAFEMAQKQFDDVAEKLGLDQGTRDLLRNPMREYHFNIPVRMDDGTVKVFRGFRVQHNDARGPGKGGIRFHPQETIDTVRALATWMTWKCSVVDIPLGGGKGGVICDPHHLSEREQEGICRGWVRQVAYNIGPFLDVPAPDVMTSGQHMIWMMDEYEKIHNGRFPGVITGKPLGVGGSLGRTEATGYGCVYVMREALREMGIDIKKTKAAFQGFGNVSQYAVKLYKEYGGNPICVSCWDQADQKSYTFLKKTGIDADELLKITDRFGGISKDKAKAASYEVLNGDAWIEQDVEILVPAALENQITKDTAPKMAKGVKLIVEGANGPTTPEADEIIKQRGIFMVPDFLANAGGVTCSYFEQVQCNMNYFWTKDEVLSKLDTKMTDAFLKVSALARDKKVYMRDAAYMIAIQKVAEACRLRGWV, from the coding sequence ATGGCTGACAAATCCTTCAATGCCTTTGAGATGGCCCAAAAACAGTTCGACGACGTGGCCGAAAAACTGGGTCTCGATCAGGGAACCCGTGACCTCCTGCGCAATCCCATGCGGGAGTATCACTTCAATATCCCGGTCCGCATGGATGACGGCACCGTCAAGGTGTTCCGCGGATTCCGTGTCCAGCACAACGATGCCCGCGGCCCCGGCAAGGGCGGCATCCGCTTCCACCCCCAGGAAACCATCGACACCGTCAGGGCCCTGGCCACCTGGATGACCTGGAAGTGCTCGGTGGTGGACATTCCCCTGGGCGGCGGCAAAGGCGGGGTCATCTGCGACCCGCATCATCTTTCGGAGCGCGAACAGGAAGGCATCTGTCGCGGCTGGGTGCGCCAGGTGGCATACAACATAGGTCCCTTCCTGGATGTGCCGGCCCCGGACGTAATGACCTCCGGCCAGCACATGATCTGGATGATGGACGAATACGAGAAGATACATAACGGCCGCTTTCCCGGCGTCATCACCGGCAAGCCGCTGGGCGTGGGCGGTAGCTTGGGCCGCACCGAGGCCACCGGCTACGGCTGCGTATATGTCATGCGGGAGGCCCTGCGCGAGATGGGCATCGACATCAAAAAAACCAAGGCCGCCTTCCAGGGGTTCGGCAACGTCTCCCAGTACGCTGTCAAATTATACAAGGAATACGGCGGCAATCCGATCTGCGTGTCCTGCTGGGACCAGGCCGATCAGAAATCATACACCTTCCTCAAGAAGACCGGCATCGACGCCGACGAGCTTTTAAAGATCACCGACCGCTTCGGCGGCATCAGCAAAGACAAGGCCAAGGCCGCCAGCTACGAGGTGCTGAACGGCGACGCCTGGATCGAGCAGGACGTGGAGATACTGGTCCCTGCCGCCCTGGAGAACCAGATCACCAAGGACACCGCCCCCAAGATGGCCAAGGGCGTCAAGCTGATCGTGGAGGGCGCCAACGGCCCCACCACCCCCGAGGCCGACGAGATCATCAAGCAGCGCGGCATCTTCATGGTTCCCGACTTCCTGGCCAACGCCGGCGGGGTCACCTGCAGTTATTTTGAGCAGGTGCAGTGCAACATGAACTATTTCTGGACCAAGGACGAGGTGCTCTCCAAGCTGGACACCAAGATGACCGACGCCTTCCTGAAGGTATCCGCCCTGGCCCGCGACAAGAAGGTCTATATGCGCGATGCGGCCTACATGATCGCCATCCAGAAAGTGGCCGAGGCCTGCCGCCTGAGAGGCTGGGTCTAG
- the thiE gene encoding thiamine phosphate synthase, which produces MNNKEQRLKAFRQIDLYPVTDQSLSRGRSNLEILDGLIAGGARIVQLREKHLSKKDFYQMALPFREKTASAGMLLIINDHLDIAMACGADGVHLGQDDLPLSAARKLAPELLIGVSTHNLKEALTAQEQGADYVNIGPIFATRTKEVAMAPLGPEAIKEIAPHLNIPFTVMGGINASNIDQVLRAGVRRIAVVTAITQAEEVARAVRDLRRLISGVA; this is translated from the coding sequence ATGAATAATAAAGAACAACGGCTGAAAGCCTTTCGACAGATAGACCTCTATCCCGTCACCGATCAAAGCCTGTCGCGGGGACGTTCCAATCTTGAAATACTGGACGGCCTGATCGCCGGGGGAGCCAGGATCGTCCAACTGCGGGAAAAGCACCTCTCCAAAAAAGATTTTTACCAGATGGCACTGCCCTTCCGGGAAAAGACCGCCTCAGCTGGGATGCTGCTGATCATCAACGATCACCTGGACATCGCCATGGCCTGCGGGGCGGACGGGGTGCATCTGGGGCAGGACGACCTGCCGCTGTCCGCCGCTAGGAAGCTGGCTCCGGAACTGCTGATCGGCGTTTCCACTCACAACCTGAAAGAAGCATTGACGGCCCAGGAACAGGGGGCCGATTATGTGAATATCGGGCCGATATTCGCCACCCGGACCAAGGAGGTGGCCATGGCCCCGCTGGGGCCGGAAGCTATCAAGGAAATAGCTCCGCACCTGAATATACCGTTCACGGTCATGGGCGGCATCAATGCATCGAATATCGATCAGGTTCTGCGGGCTGGTGTCAGGAGGATAGCAGTGGTAACCGCTATTACCCAGGCGGAGGAGGTGGCTAGAGCGGTCCGGGATTTGAGACGACTTATAAGCGGAGTGGCTTGA